CGCCTGTTGAAAAACCCCCTCCCCGCCTCGCTTGAGGCGGTTTTTTAGACGCCGGTTCCGACAAACCTTTTTAAGAAAGGAGTTGACGGGGTGCGGGAACACCTACCGGCGTCTAAAAAACCACAAAAGGAGAAGTGACATGAAACACATTGCCAGTTTTAGTCGTAGTGAAGTCGTAGATACGGCATACGCGAACCTTGGGGTTTTCCCGCTTGAGTTCAGCGATTGGCTATCCGACAACTTTCACGTTTGGGAGGCTTTTGTCTCGGAAGCGGACCATGTAATAGCCCGCGGATTCAAGCACTACTCAGCCAGGACCATCTTGCATGTCCTCCGGCACCACTACGCGATTGCCGAGTCGGTACCACAAGGCTGGAAGCTGAACAACAACAGGTCGCCGTACCTTGCGCGCCTGTTCGCAATCCTGCACCCGGTCCACGGCGGCCTGTTTGAGTTCCGCGAAACAAAGGCTGAAAAGGCATGGTTTGTAATGTCCGTTAAGCTACTACATGGTGATTGCCTAAAGCTACTGATCGAACAACCGAGCAATTCAGTTGACGCGATCGTTACCGATCCGCCTTACGGCCTGGCGTTTATGAACAAGCATTGGGATTACGCTATCCCCGGTGTCGAAATATGGAAAGAGTGCCTGCGCGTACTCAAACCAGGCGGCCACTTGCTTTCATTCGCCGGCACGCGAACGCAACACCGAATGGCCGTCAACATCGAGGACGCTGGTTTCGAGATTCGGGATTTGATCGCCTGGGTATACGGGTCGGGATTCCCGAAGTCTATGGATGTGAGCAAGGCAATAGACAAGGCGGCCGGCGCCGAGCGTGAAGTGGTTGGTGTACGCAAAGGAACTGCGAATAAAACCTTGTGCCAGGTTGAGAATGGAAAAGGGTTTGGCGCGACAGTGGTTGAAACCACCCCCGCAACAGACGCCGCAAAGCAATGGCAAGGTTGGGGTACCGCGCTTAAACCCGCCCTTGAGCCAATCACCGTCGCGCGCAAACCTATTTCAGAAAAGACCATTGCGGCAAACGTACTTGCACACGGCACCGGCGGGCTGAACATAGACGCATCCCGCGTACCCCTTACCGATGACGCCGACGCCGCGGCTTTTGAGAGTAACCACCGCGTAACAGAGCGCCTACCGGAAAATCGAGGCGGGCAAAACCTTGGGCTACATGAGGGTGGCTGGAAACAGCGCGTAGGCGAGGCGGTAATCCCACCTGGCCGCTGGCCGGCGAATCTTATCCATGATGGGTGTACCGATGTTTTGGGCGCTTTCCCCAACGCCGCGCGGTTCTTCTACTGTGCCAAGGCGAGTAGCAAAGACCGGCACGCGGGTGTAGACAACCCAGGACCGCAATTCCAGCACGGAAATACGTTGCGCAAGACCGAGAACACGGATACCAAAGGGAACAACCACCCAACCGTCAAGCCAACCGACCTCATGCGATATTTGTGCAAGTTGGTAACACCGCCTGGGGGTGTAGTTCTTGACCCGTTTATGGGGTCCGGTAGCACCGGCCGCGCCGCCGTAATGGACGGCTTTCATTTTATCGGCATTGAGCGCGAATTGGAGTATTTCAACATCGCCACAAGCCGGGTGTACGCGGCGGTAGTGGAGGATTTACTGTAATGCAGTCGAAAATGCAATCCCTTATCGAAGCCTGGGTGAACGTGGTTATCGGCTTCGGCATCAACCTGATAGCTAATCTGATCGTCCTACCTGCTTTCGGGTATCGGGTAACGGTCGGTGACGCTTTCGGCATCGGCCTGGTCTTTACGGTTATTTCGATCGCCCGTAGTTACTTTATTCGCCGTTGGTTTAACAGTTTTTGCGAAAGGCTTTTCGATAATGGCAAATCGTTTCTT
This window of the Acidobacteriota bacterium genome carries:
- a CDS encoding site-specific DNA-methyltransferase, giving the protein MSVKLLHGDCLKLLIEQPSNSVDAIVTDPPYGLAFMNKHWDYAIPGVEIWKECLRVLKPGGHLLSFAGTRTQHRMAVNIEDAGFEIRDLIAWVYGSGFPKSMDVSKAIDKAAGAEREVVGVRKGTANKTLCQVENGKGFGATVVETTPATDAAKQWQGWGTALKPALEPITVARKPISEKTIAANVLAHGTGGLNIDASRVPLTDDADAAAFESNHRVTERLPENRGGQNLGLHEGGWKQRVGEAVIPPGRWPANLIHDGCTDVLGAFPNAARFFYCAKASSKDRHAGVDNPGPQFQHGNTLRKTENTDTKGNNHPTVKPTDLMRYLCKLVTPPGGVVLDPFMGSGSTGRAAVMDGFHFIGIERELEYFNIATSRVYAAVVEDLL